The following coding sequences are from one Terriglobales bacterium window:
- a CDS encoding sigma-54 dependent transcriptional regulator, with amino-acid sequence MLLGPGDTLREAARELAPSVGFSVQSSARSDDVLRLLEAQRVDALIVESTASDGTLLDLLREIKTRRPDCEVVVISESASVSLAVQAVKLGAYDFLPKPFDLQDLNALLQRLAAHVRMTQESRLLRDSMRTRQGFGSIVGRSPEMEKLYRIISKAAFSTHPVLVLGESGTGKELVARSIHYSGPNQDKPFIPVDCGSLVPTLIESELFGYVRGAFTGAVRSKEGLLSIANGGTVFLDEVGELPVDLQAKLLRALQEKEIRPVGSTHSVKIDVRVLAATNRDLETAVEKGAFRKDLFYRLNVLTLRIPPLRERRGDIPMLAEYFLERITNAGGGPRTISSEAMELLMAYDWPGNVRELENCIERACAMSSGPGLHVGDLPTSIQNSRLGVAPVATDASGIVPLLELERRAIVSALERLNGDKLLAARLLGIGKTTLYRKLKEYSFRD; translated from the coding sequence GTGTTGCTCGGTCCCGGCGACACGTTGCGGGAGGCGGCGCGCGAATTGGCGCCTTCGGTGGGTTTCAGCGTGCAATCGTCGGCGCGTTCGGACGATGTGCTGCGGCTGCTGGAGGCGCAGCGGGTGGATGCGCTCATCGTGGAATCGACGGCGAGCGACGGGACGCTGCTCGACCTGCTTCGTGAGATCAAGACGCGGCGCCCGGACTGCGAAGTGGTGGTCATCAGCGAGAGCGCCTCGGTGTCGCTGGCGGTGCAGGCGGTCAAGCTGGGGGCCTATGACTTCCTGCCCAAGCCTTTCGACCTGCAGGACCTGAACGCACTGCTGCAGCGGCTGGCGGCGCACGTCCGCATGACGCAGGAGAGCCGGCTGCTGCGCGACAGCATGCGGACGCGGCAGGGCTTCGGCTCCATCGTGGGGCGCTCGCCGGAGATGGAGAAGCTCTACCGCATCATCTCCAAGGCGGCGTTCAGCACGCATCCGGTGCTGGTGCTGGGCGAAAGCGGGACCGGGAAGGAGCTGGTGGCGCGCTCCATCCATTATTCAGGGCCGAACCAGGACAAGCCGTTCATCCCGGTGGACTGCGGATCGCTGGTGCCGACGCTGATCGAAAGCGAGTTGTTCGGTTACGTCCGCGGAGCGTTCACGGGCGCGGTGCGCTCGAAGGAGGGGCTGCTCTCGATCGCCAACGGCGGCACGGTATTTCTCGACGAGGTCGGCGAGCTTCCGGTGGACTTGCAGGCGAAGCTGCTGCGCGCGCTGCAGGAGAAGGAAATCCGGCCGGTGGGCAGCACGCACTCGGTGAAGATTGATGTCCGAGTCCTGGCCGCGACCAATCGCGATCTGGAAACAGCGGTGGAGAAGGGCGCCTTCCGCAAGGACCTGTTCTACCGCCTGAATGTGCTGACGCTGCGCATTCCGCCCCTGCGCGAACGCCGCGGCGACATTCCCATGCTGGCCGAGTATTTCCTGGAGCGGATCACGAATGCGGGCGGCGGTCCGCGGACGATCTCCAGCGAGGCGATGGAACTGCTGATGGCCTACGACTGGCCGGGCAACGTGCGCGAACTGGAAAACTGCATTGAGCGCGCCTGCGCCATGAGTTCCGGGCCGGGCCTGCATGTGGGCGACCTGCCGACATCAATCCAGAACTCGCGGCTCGGCGTGGCGCCGGTGGCAACAGACGCGAGCGGCATCGTGCCACTGCTCGAGCTGGAGCGGCGCGCGATTGTCTCGGCGCTGGAGCGGCTGAATGGCGACAAGCTGCTGGCGGCGCGCCTGCTGGGCATCGGCAAGACAACGCTGTATCGCAAGCTGAAGGAATATAGTTTCCGCGACTAG
- a CDS encoding glycosyltransferase family 4 protein, producing the protein MHVLVTADTLGGVWTYARELVTGLVRRGVRVTLVSLGNIPSPEQAQWLEGQRDVDFRPTAFRLEWMQEAQQDLDASREYLLGVVHDVKPDLLHLSQYAYGNLACDVPRLMAAHSDVVSWWVSVHGEEPRDTAWMRWYRGVVGEGLAAADAVVAPTRWMLDALGAFYARPRCGSVIYNGRSPNLFNPHLSKEEMAISVGRLWDGGKQVSLLAGHEHPLPVWVIGQEKHPDNALGGEAGFRAAAKKSVFFKGELTQSQLRHCYSRAAIYAATSRYEPFGLAPLEAALSRCALVANDVPSLREVWGEAACYFRQNDAASLAQQIARLHGDRDLRLTYANLAYQRAKQRYSAERMVDDYLCLYHSVVGAEVAA; encoded by the coding sequence ATGCACGTACTAGTCACGGCAGACACGCTGGGCGGCGTATGGACCTACGCGCGCGAGCTGGTGACGGGCCTGGTGCGCCGCGGCGTGCGGGTCACGCTGGTGAGCCTGGGCAACATCCCGTCGCCCGAGCAGGCGCAGTGGCTCGAAGGCCAGCGCGATGTGGATTTTCGTCCCACCGCATTTCGCCTCGAATGGATGCAAGAGGCGCAGCAGGACCTGGATGCTTCCCGTGAGTACCTGCTCGGCGTGGTGCACGATGTGAAGCCCGACCTGCTGCACCTGAGCCAGTACGCCTACGGAAATCTTGCTTGTGATGTGCCGCGGCTGATGGCGGCGCACAGCGACGTGGTGAGTTGGTGGGTGAGCGTGCACGGCGAGGAGCCGCGCGACACGGCGTGGATGCGCTGGTATCGCGGCGTGGTCGGCGAAGGTCTGGCTGCGGCCGACGCAGTGGTCGCGCCGACGCGCTGGATGCTCGATGCACTCGGCGCGTTCTACGCGAGGCCGCGCTGCGGTTCGGTGATCTACAACGGGCGGTCGCCGAACCTGTTCAATCCGCACCTGAGCAAGGAGGAGATGGCGATCAGCGTGGGCCGCCTTTGGGACGGCGGCAAGCAGGTTTCGCTGCTGGCCGGGCACGAACATCCGCTGCCGGTGTGGGTGATCGGGCAGGAGAAGCATCCGGACAACGCGCTGGGCGGGGAAGCCGGGTTCCGGGCGGCGGCGAAGAAGAGCGTCTTCTTCAAGGGCGAGCTGACGCAGTCGCAGCTGCGGCACTGCTACAGCCGCGCCGCGATCTACGCCGCCACGTCGCGATACGAGCCGTTTGGGCTGGCCCCGCTGGAGGCGGCGCTTTCGCGCTGCGCGCTGGTGGCGAACGACGTGCCCTCGCTGCGCGAGGTCTGGGGGGAGGCGGCGTGTTACTTCCGTCAAAATGATGCCGCCAGCCTGGCGCAGCAGATTGCGCGGCTGCATGGCGATCGCGACCTGCGCCTTACATATGCCAACCTGGCGTACCAGCGCGCCAAACAGCGCTACTCGGCCGAGCGCATGGTGGACGATTACTTGTGCCTGTACCACTCGGTGGTCGGAGCGGAGGTGGCCGCGTGA
- a CDS encoding transcriptional regulator, whose translation MMTRTQPARPIAFVLLLLLAVASLPARAQWLPIGPDGGDVRSLAYDPANPDHILLGTSAGQLFSSRDNGASWSRLAHLGENDDYVLDHILFQPSDGVIYVSAWSVEDNTGDIFRSRDGGRTWEALPGMHGKSVRSLAMAASDPRVLVAGALDGVFRSNDGGETWQRISPAGHAEIKNIESLAVDPRNPNVIYAGTWHLPWKTSDGGATWQHIKQGVIDDSDVFSIIIDRNHPQTVYVSACSGIYKSESAGDLFHKVQGIPFSARRTRVLQQDPGNSNVVYAGTTEGLWKTVDAGKTWQRVSAANIIVNDVLVDPRRPSRVLLATDRSGVLASNDGGGSFVASNRGFAHRQVTSLLVDRGDSSVIYAGLVNDKEFGGVYMSRDGGSSWEQRSTGLGSRDVFVLRQIASGDLLAGTNSGVFMLNGNDGAWKPLNEVVGEKTSQVKLARPVKGQRTRTVRSVERSELNARVFDVEEFGGRLYAATSAGLFVSQGSPAEATGRRWTGGPVMGQQFFTTVRATPRMLVAANHHALLVSVDRGVNWYQPKLPHYLTMLNGVAITADGVIWLATREGAFRSSDGGDNWEHVLAGLPHRNLLSITVDEDGGRLLATASDTRDLYESTDSGRSWRRTQTGFALRRVVPVHGRVLATTSYDGIVAQPVASSESRRSAGQTAAGSQEQ comes from the coding sequence GTGATGACCAGGACCCAGCCAGCCCGGCCCATTGCCTTCGTCCTTCTTCTGTTGCTGGCCGTCGCGTCGCTTCCGGCGCGGGCGCAGTGGCTGCCTATCGGCCCTGACGGCGGCGACGTCCGCAGCCTGGCCTACGATCCCGCGAATCCCGACCACATCCTGCTCGGCACCAGCGCGGGACAACTGTTTTCTTCGCGCGACAACGGCGCGAGCTGGTCGCGCCTGGCGCATTTGGGCGAGAACGACGACTATGTCCTCGATCACATTTTGTTCCAGCCGAGTGATGGCGTGATTTACGTCTCGGCATGGAGCGTGGAGGACAACACCGGCGACATTTTCCGCAGCCGCGATGGCGGACGCACCTGGGAGGCGCTGCCGGGAATGCACGGCAAATCGGTCCGGTCGCTGGCAATGGCGGCGAGTGATCCGCGTGTGCTGGTGGCCGGGGCGCTGGATGGCGTCTTCCGGTCGAACGACGGCGGCGAAACGTGGCAGCGCATCTCGCCGGCGGGACACGCGGAGATCAAAAACATCGAATCGCTGGCGGTGGACCCGAGAAATCCCAACGTGATTTACGCCGGTACCTGGCACCTGCCGTGGAAGACCAGCGACGGCGGCGCGACGTGGCAGCACATCAAGCAGGGCGTGATTGACGACTCCGACGTTTTTTCCATCATCATCGACCGCAATCATCCGCAGACGGTCTATGTGAGCGCGTGCTCGGGAATCTACAAAAGCGAGAGCGCGGGCGACCTGTTCCACAAGGTACAGGGCATCCCGTTTTCCGCGCGGCGGACGCGCGTGCTGCAGCAGGACCCGGGGAATTCCAACGTGGTCTATGCGGGCACGACCGAAGGTCTGTGGAAGACGGTGGACGCGGGCAAGACGTGGCAGCGCGTCTCGGCGGCCAACATCATTGTGAACGACGTGCTGGTCGATCCGCGGCGCCCGTCGCGCGTGCTGCTGGCGACGGACCGCAGCGGCGTGCTGGCGTCGAATGACGGCGGCGGCAGCTTTGTGGCGTCGAACCGCGGCTTTGCGCACCGGCAGGTGACCTCGCTGCTGGTGGACCGCGGCGACAGCAGCGTGATCTACGCCGGGCTGGTCAACGACAAAGAATTCGGCGGCGTGTACATGTCGCGCGACGGCGGCTCAAGCTGGGAGCAGCGCAGCACCGGCCTCGGTTCGCGCGACGTGTTCGTGCTGCGGCAGATCGCCTCCGGCGACCTGCTGGCGGGCACCAACAGCGGCGTGTTCATGCTGAACGGAAACGACGGCGCATGGAAGCCGCTGAACGAGGTTGTGGGCGAGAAAACGAGCCAGGTGAAACTGGCGCGCCCGGTCAAGGGACAGCGCACCCGCACGGTGCGCAGCGTAGAACGCTCCGAGTTGAACGCGCGCGTGTTCGATGTGGAAGAGTTTGGCGGCCGGTTGTATGCCGCGACGAGCGCGGGCCTGTTCGTGAGCCAGGGGTCCCCGGCTGAGGCGACCGGCCGCAGGTGGACCGGCGGGCCGGTGATGGGTCAGCAGTTCTTCACAACGGTGCGCGCCACGCCGCGGATGCTGGTGGCGGCCAATCACCACGCGCTGCTGGTCTCGGTTGACCGTGGAGTGAACTGGTATCAGCCGAAGCTGCCGCACTACCTGACGATGCTGAACGGCGTGGCGATCACTGCCGACGGCGTGATCTGGCTGGCGACGCGCGAAGGAGCTTTCCGCAGCAGCGACGGCGGCGACAACTGGGAGCATGTGCTGGCGGGCCTGCCGCATCGCAACCTGCTGAGCATCACGGTTGACGAGGACGGCGGGCGCTTGCTGGCGACAGCCAGCGATACCCGCGATTTGTACGAAAGCACCGACTCGGGCCGATCGTGGCGACGCACGCAGACCGGCTTCGCGCTAAGGCGGGTTGTTCCGGTGCACGGCCGGGTGCTGGCGACGACGTCGTATGACGGCATTGTGGCGCAGCCGGTCGCGTCGAGCGAGTCGCGGCGGAGCGCTGGACAGACGGCGGCCGGATCGCAGGAGCAGTAG
- a CDS encoding GDP-mannose 4,6-dehydratase: protein MESKDRARSVLIFGGAGFIGSNWAHRLLKTTGAAIHIYDNLSRPGVRNNLEGLREAAGKSGRLKVTVADVRDAARVERAVRQATEIYHLAAQVAVTNSVTNPRYDFEVNLMGTFNVLEAARRAGRRPFVLFTSTNKVYGNLETRARVARGKRWEFVAGEGVDERQPLDLHSPYGCSKGAADQYVHDYGRMYEIPTVVFRMSCVAGPRQFGNEDQGWVAHFLYSALAGAPVIVYGDGRQLRDVLYVDDLLRAFEAVRDNLHRTRGQIYNVGGGAENTISLLELMEQVERLTGKPLEYAFDDRRPGDQLVYVTDTSKLQRDTGWKAHVNPALTLARIYDWWKHNRELFPVAAPRRAEVVPWPHMLPRPA from the coding sequence ATGGAAAGCAAAGACCGCGCTCGCTCTGTCCTCATTTTCGGTGGCGCAGGATTCATCGGCTCGAACTGGGCCCATCGGTTGCTGAAGACGACCGGCGCCGCAATTCATATCTACGACAACCTTTCCCGTCCTGGGGTTCGCAACAATTTAGAGGGTCTGCGTGAAGCAGCCGGAAAATCGGGCCGGCTGAAGGTCACCGTGGCCGACGTGCGTGACGCGGCGCGGGTGGAGCGCGCCGTACGGCAGGCCACCGAGATCTATCACCTGGCCGCGCAGGTGGCGGTCACCAATTCGGTGACGAACCCGCGCTACGACTTCGAAGTGAATCTGATGGGCACGTTCAACGTGCTGGAAGCGGCGCGACGGGCAGGACGTCGTCCGTTTGTTCTGTTCACGTCCACCAACAAAGTCTACGGCAACCTGGAAACGCGGGCGCGGGTTGCGCGCGGGAAGCGCTGGGAATTCGTCGCGGGTGAGGGCGTGGACGAACGGCAACCGCTCGACCTGCACTCGCCCTATGGCTGCTCGAAAGGCGCGGCCGACCAGTACGTGCACGACTACGGGCGCATGTACGAGATTCCGACGGTGGTCTTCCGCATGTCGTGCGTAGCCGGACCGCGGCAATTCGGCAACGAAGACCAAGGCTGGGTCGCGCACTTTCTCTACTCGGCGCTGGCGGGAGCGCCGGTGATCGTGTACGGCGACGGCCGGCAGCTGCGAGACGTTCTCTACGTGGACGACCTGCTGCGCGCGTTCGAAGCGGTGCGCGACAACCTGCACAGGACTCGGGGGCAGATATACAACGTGGGCGGCGGAGCGGAGAACACCATTTCGCTGCTCGAGCTGATGGAGCAGGTGGAACGGCTGACCGGCAAGCCGCTGGAATACGCCTTCGACGATCGGCGTCCCGGCGACCAACTGGTTTACGTGACGGACACGTCGAAACTGCAGCGCGATACCGGATGGAAGGCGCATGTGAATCCCGCGCTGACGCTGGCACGGATCTACGACTGGTGGAAGCACAACCGCGAGCTGTTTCCGGTGGCGGCGCCGCGCCGCGCGGAAGTCGTGCCCTGGCCGCATATGTTGCCGAGGCCGGCATGA
- a CDS encoding TIGR04290 family methyltransferase: protein MLQPNAPSPTSTPVTEKEAPASLAATALETERAALERRVAELGDWFHNLDLHGVATAPNHFLGDYPRVKWKSLAASIPADLTGATVLDVGCNGGFYSVEMKRRGAERVLGIDVDQRYLAQARFAAETLGLEIEFETRSVYEVDQIAGQFDYVLFMGVLYHLRYPMFALDKVVKKVGRQLIFQTMVRGSENARAWEKDYHFWNKGVFADPDFPCMYFVEHSYAGDPTNWWIPNRGAAEAMLRSSGLEIVAHPEAETWICEPRTARRNGRYVLDLELEGTL from the coding sequence TTGCTTCAACCCAACGCACCGTCACCAACATCGACCCCAGTAACTGAGAAGGAGGCGCCGGCCTCGCTCGCGGCGACTGCGCTGGAAACCGAACGCGCGGCGCTGGAGCGCCGCGTGGCCGAGCTCGGGGACTGGTTCCACAACCTGGACCTGCACGGCGTGGCCACTGCGCCCAATCACTTCCTCGGGGACTATCCACGGGTGAAGTGGAAGAGTCTTGCAGCGTCGATTCCCGCCGACCTGACGGGCGCGACCGTTCTCGACGTGGGCTGCAACGGCGGCTTCTATTCGGTGGAGATGAAGCGGCGCGGCGCCGAGCGCGTGCTCGGCATCGACGTGGACCAGCGTTACCTGGCGCAAGCGCGCTTTGCCGCCGAAACCCTGGGACTGGAGATCGAGTTCGAAACGCGCTCGGTGTACGAGGTGGACCAGATCGCGGGGCAGTTCGACTACGTCCTCTTTATGGGCGTCCTGTACCACCTGCGATATCCGATGTTCGCGCTCGACAAGGTGGTGAAGAAGGTCGGCCGCCAGCTCATCTTCCAAACCATGGTGCGCGGCTCGGAGAACGCACGCGCATGGGAGAAGGACTATCACTTCTGGAACAAAGGCGTGTTCGCCGACCCGGATTTTCCCTGCATGTATTTCGTGGAGCACTCCTACGCGGGAGATCCGACGAACTGGTGGATCCCCAACCGCGGCGCAGCGGAGGCCATGCTGCGCAGCTCCGGGCTGGAGATCGTGGCGCATCCGGAGGCGGAGACATGGATCTGCGAGCCGCGCACGGCGCGGCGCAATGGGCGCTACGTGCTCGATCTAGAGCTGGAAGGAACGCTGTGA
- a CDS encoding TIGR04295 family B12-binding domain-containing radical SAM protein, whose amino-acid sequence MKYALVNPNWNFTGSTYFGCADPHLPLELMFAAQHLQRTGHDAVLIDAQLENRTAGEVGEQVRAFAPDFVVIPTAPSYLFWRCPPPELRVPREWFAAVAPMGALRVAIGPHPSATPLATLRKLECNVVMRGEPDHALAELASKPWGEVPGACWRDDERDHVSPDLAVVDMRQLPSLEFGGYPLELRRHRHHVFQGEGRGAELEFARGCPWSCNFCNKTLFRNKFREREVNAVLAEVDQLIARGIDYVYFIDETFGAGKNARLLLEGMAERNINIGLQTRIDLWNEEALDLLRRAHCISVECGIESITESGRDELNKGCGMSSERMAELLIHARTQIPWVQANLILTEHDDREQIRAFQERLKARGVWVSEPVPMFPFPGTPLYQQMFGTPDDRAWERAHHYYTSAFAGKGYSDIQEQRPAAIEDLECTY is encoded by the coding sequence ATGAAGTACGCCTTGGTCAATCCGAACTGGAACTTTACCGGCTCGACCTATTTCGGTTGCGCTGATCCTCATCTTCCGCTGGAGCTGATGTTTGCGGCACAGCACCTGCAGCGCACAGGTCACGATGCGGTGCTCATCGATGCGCAACTGGAAAATCGGACGGCGGGAGAGGTGGGCGAGCAGGTGCGCGCGTTCGCGCCCGATTTCGTGGTGATCCCGACCGCGCCGTCGTACTTGTTCTGGCGGTGTCCGCCGCCCGAGCTGCGCGTGCCGCGGGAGTGGTTTGCGGCGGTGGCGCCGATGGGCGCGCTGCGAGTGGCGATCGGGCCGCATCCTTCCGCTACTCCGCTGGCAACTCTTCGCAAGCTGGAGTGCAACGTAGTCATGCGGGGCGAGCCGGACCATGCGCTGGCCGAGCTTGCTTCGAAGCCCTGGGGCGAAGTGCCGGGCGCGTGCTGGCGGGACGACGAGCGCGACCACGTCTCGCCCGATCTCGCGGTGGTCGATATGAGGCAGCTTCCGTCCCTGGAGTTTGGCGGCTATCCGCTGGAGCTGCGGCGGCATCGGCATCACGTGTTTCAGGGCGAAGGGCGCGGGGCGGAGCTGGAGTTTGCGCGCGGGTGTCCGTGGTCGTGCAACTTCTGCAACAAGACGCTGTTCCGCAACAAATTCCGCGAGCGCGAGGTGAACGCCGTACTCGCCGAAGTGGACCAGCTGATCGCGCGCGGGATCGATTATGTGTACTTCATCGACGAAACTTTTGGCGCCGGCAAGAACGCGCGCCTTCTGCTGGAAGGGATGGCGGAGCGCAACATCAACATCGGTTTGCAGACGCGCATCGACCTGTGGAACGAAGAAGCGCTCGACCTGCTGCGGCGGGCACATTGCATTTCGGTGGAGTGCGGCATCGAGTCGATTACCGAGAGCGGCCGCGATGAGCTGAACAAAGGATGCGGCATGAGTAGCGAGAGGATGGCGGAGCTGCTCATCCACGCGCGGACGCAGATTCCGTGGGTGCAGGCGAACCTGATCCTGACCGAGCATGACGATCGCGAGCAGATACGCGCGTTCCAGGAGCGGCTGAAGGCGCGCGGCGTTTGGGTGAGCGAGCCGGTGCCGATGTTTCCGTTTCCCGGCACGCCGCTGTATCAGCAGATGTTCGGCACGCCCGACGACCGCGCCTGGGAGCGCGCGCACCACTACTACACGTCGGCGTTCGCCGGCAAGGGATACAGCGACATTCAGGAGCAACGGCCCGCGGCGATCGAGGACCTGGAATGCACGTACTAG
- a CDS encoding NAD-dependent epimerase/dehydratase family protein, translating into MSRRVLVTGGAGFVGSHMVDALLARGDEVTVFDSLSPQVHGAAFPRYLAREAEFVRGDMRDIRALRRVVRGQDAVFHLAAAVGVGQSMYEITHYVGANTQGTANLLQAILDERRPLEKLVVASSMSIYGEGQYRCDACGPVAPPPRPALQLRAHDWEALCPACGSVLAPVATDESKPLQCTSYYALSKKDQEEMVLLFGRTYGVPAVALRYFNIYGTRQALSNPYTGVAAIFAARLLNRRAPLVFEDGKQTRDFVSVHDVVAANLLALDSATADQQAINIGCGEPVTIREVAEVLAEALNIETMPEITGKYRAGDIRHCFADIARARQLLGYEPRHTFRSGVGELVQWLGSQSAEDHAAEAAQQLNAYGLTA; encoded by the coding sequence ATGAGCCGCCGCGTGCTGGTCACAGGTGGCGCCGGGTTCGTGGGTTCGCACATGGTGGACGCCCTGCTGGCGCGCGGTGACGAAGTCACGGTATTCGACAGCCTGTCGCCGCAGGTGCACGGCGCGGCGTTCCCGCGGTACCTGGCGCGCGAAGCCGAGTTCGTGCGCGGCGACATGCGCGACATCCGCGCGCTGCGTCGCGTCGTACGCGGGCAGGATGCCGTGTTTCATCTTGCGGCTGCCGTTGGCGTCGGGCAATCGATGTACGAGATCACACACTACGTGGGCGCGAACACGCAGGGAACGGCGAACCTGTTGCAGGCGATCCTCGACGAGCGGCGCCCGCTGGAGAAGCTGGTGGTGGCCTCTTCGATGTCGATTTACGGCGAGGGGCAGTACCGGTGTGATGCCTGCGGTCCGGTCGCGCCGCCGCCGCGCCCGGCGCTGCAATTACGCGCGCATGACTGGGAGGCGCTGTGTCCGGCGTGCGGAAGTGTGCTTGCGCCGGTCGCCACGGACGAGAGCAAGCCGCTGCAGTGCACGTCGTACTACGCGCTCTCAAAAAAAGACCAGGAGGAAATGGTCCTGCTCTTCGGGCGCACGTATGGCGTGCCGGCGGTGGCGCTGCGGTACTTCAACATCTACGGCACGCGGCAGGCGCTTTCCAACCCGTACACGGGTGTGGCGGCGATCTTCGCAGCGCGGCTGCTGAACCGGCGCGCGCCGCTGGTATTCGAAGACGGCAAGCAGACGCGCGACTTCGTGAGCGTGCACGATGTCGTGGCCGCCAATCTGCTGGCACTGGACAGCGCGACGGCCGATCAGCAGGCCATCAACATCGGGTGCGGCGAGCCGGTGACCATCCGCGAAGTGGCGGAGGTGCTGGCGGAGGCCCTGAACATCGAGACGATGCCCGAGATCACGGGCAAGTATCGCGCCGGCGACATTCGGCATTGTTTCGCCGACATTGCGCGGGCGCGGCAACTCCTGGGCTACGAGCCCAGGCATACGTTCCGCAGCGGCGTGGGCGAGCTGGTGCAGTGGCTGGGCTCGCAGTCAGCAGAAGACCACGCCGCGGAAGCGGCACAACAGCTCAACGCGTATGGTCTGACGGCCTGA
- a CDS encoding beta-xylosidase — MVEAVMLWNEPNNLSHWDFKIDPDWRMFAEMAIAGARAIRRTHPGLKLVLGGISPIDANFIRLLGGHGVLDHVDVVAVHGFPLDWNHWKIGEWPAKLEEIRAVTPLPVWVSEAGASSFGAEEVQVFGLERTAELLLPQVERVHWYSLFDLPATWTATTRHKESEGSAYYRHYYMGLVREDGTPKPAAERFPEGMGICQWFHFEDPRLDAAVGWMRKLGARRLRTGISWADWFRPNAEAWFDRQMAALEDFDVTLTLCFTPEHLGIAPHYTSPPKNAQDFADFARWAVGRYAGAGAAACGGGGR; from the coding sequence GTGGTTGAGGCGGTGATGCTCTGGAACGAGCCCAACAACCTTTCGCACTGGGATTTCAAGATCGATCCCGACTGGCGAATGTTTGCCGAGATGGCGATCGCGGGAGCGCGAGCGATCCGCCGGACGCATCCCGGGCTGAAGCTGGTGCTGGGAGGCATTTCGCCGATCGATGCGAATTTCATCCGGCTGCTGGGCGGCCACGGCGTGCTGGACCACGTGGACGTGGTGGCGGTGCACGGCTTTCCGCTGGACTGGAACCACTGGAAGATCGGCGAATGGCCGGCCAAGCTGGAGGAGATTCGCGCGGTGACGCCGCTGCCGGTGTGGGTGTCGGAAGCGGGCGCGTCGTCGTTCGGGGCGGAAGAAGTGCAGGTGTTCGGGCTGGAGCGCACCGCCGAGCTGCTGCTGCCGCAGGTGGAACGCGTTCACTGGTACAGCCTGTTTGACCTTCCCGCCACGTGGACGGCGACAACGCGCCACAAGGAGTCGGAGGGGAGCGCTTACTACCGGCACTATTACATGGGCCTGGTGCGCGAAGACGGAACGCCCAAGCCGGCGGCCGAACGTTTTCCTGAAGGAATGGGAATCTGCCAGTGGTTCCACTTCGAAGATCCACGGCTGGATGCAGCGGTGGGGTGGATGCGCAAGCTGGGTGCGCGGCGTCTGCGCACCGGAATCAGCTGGGCGGATTGGTTCCGGCCGAATGCGGAGGCGTGGTTCGACCGGCAGATGGCGGCATTGGAGGACTTTGACGTCACGCTCACGCTGTGTTTCACGCCCGAGCACTTGGGCATTGCTCCCCACTACACCAGCCCGCCCAAGAACGCGCAGGACTTTGCCGACTTTGCCAGGTGGGCGGTTGGGCGTTATGCGGGCGCCGGGGCGGCCGCCTGCGGCGGAGGCGGACGATGA